The Lysobacter helvus nucleotide sequence CGAGGTTGCCGGTGGGTTCGTCGGCGACGAGCATCGCCGGTTCTGCCACGAGCGCGCGCGCGATGCCGACGCGTTGCTGTTCGCCGGCCGAGAGTTGCGAGGGCAGGGCGCGTTCGCGCGGGCCCAGGCCGAGGCGTTCGAGCATCGAGCGCACGCGCTTGCCGATCTCGCCGCGCTTCATGCCGCGCAGGATCAGCGGGAGCGCGACGTTCTCGCCCACGCTGCGGTCCATCAGCAACTGGTGGTTCTGGTAGACCACGCCGACCGAACGCCGGTGCAGCGCGACCTTCCCGCCGCGCACCTTCGCCAGGTTGCGATCGCCGAACAGCACGGCGCCGCGCGAAGGACGCTCCGCCAGCTGGATCAACTTGAGCAGCGTGCTCTTGCCAGCGCCAGAGTGGCCGGTGACGAACAGCATCTCGCCGGGCGCGACGTCGAAGCTCACCTCCGACAGCGCGACATGCCCGCCCGGGTATTGCTTGCTGACATTGTCGAAGCGCAGGACCGACATCGGCGTGCGGCGCATCCGTGGGACGAGGGCCCGCAGTATCGCCGGAGCCAACCGCCGCGGCTAGGCGCGGCGGTGCGGATCATCGGATCGTCAGTGCTGCGAGCGCGGTGCGCGCGTGACCAGCGCCTTCAGGCCCTTCGCGACGCGGGACAGCAGCGAGGGGCTGGCGTCGGGCACGGAGGCCGGCTTGGCGCCGACCTGCGCGGGCGCGGACTGCTGCATCGGCAGCGCGTCGGCGCCTTCGATGCGCTTGCCGCCGCGACGACGACGACGCTTGCGCGGCGCGCGTTCGGCATCCGGCGCGCCTTCGACCGAGGCCTGCGGCGGGCGCGGGGGCCTGGGTGCGGCGGCCACGGGCTGCGGCGCGCTGCCATCGACGGCCGCGGCAGCGGGCACGCCTTCGGGCTTGCGCGGCGGGCGCGGACCGCGCTCACCGTGCGGGCGACGCTCGCCGGGGCGCCCGCCGCCGGGCGACGAACGCCCCGCGCCAGGCTTGCTGCGACCACCGCCACGGCGTTCTTCGTCCGCGGCCTTCTGCTCGCGCGCTTCGCGGAAGATGGAACTGACGCTTTCTTCCGGCTCCGCGCCTTCCACCACCGGGCGGGGCGTGCGCGGCATCGCGACCAGCATGTCGGCGGTGACGTGCTCGCCCGGGATCTTCTGGTCGATGAAGGCTTCGATGTCGGGCAGCGACATGCCGTAGCGCTCGCAGGCGAAGCTGATCGCGTCGCCCTCGGCGCCCAGGCGGGCGGTGCGGCCGATGCGGTGGACGTAGTCCTCGGCGTCGAACGGCAGGTCGTAGTTGTAGACGTGCGAGACGCCATCGATGTGCAGGCCGCGCGCGGCGACGTCGGTGGCCACCAGGATCTCGAGCTGGCCGGCCTGGAACTTCTTGAGCAGCGACTCGCGCTTCTTCTGCGGCACGTCGCCGGAGAGCACGCCGACGCGGTAGCCGGCCTTCTCCAGCGCGCGCGCCACGCGTTCGACGAACGCCTTGGTGTTCACGAACACCATCGTCCGCGCGCCTTCGCTGCGCGAGAGCAGGCCGATGAGGAGCGGGATCTTCTCTTCGTCGGCCGGGTAGTAGATCTTCTGGCGGACGCGCGCGGCGGTGATGGACTCGGTCTCGACGACCAGCTTCTCCGGCTCGTTCATGTGTTCGTAGGCCAGCTCGAGCACGCGGTGCGAGAGCGTGGCGGAGAACAGCAGCGTCTGGCGCTCGGTGCGCACCGGCATGCGGCGCAGCAGGAAGCGGATGTCCTTGATGAAGCCCAGGTCGAACATGCGGTCGGCTTCGTCCAGCACGCACATCTCGCACGCGTGCAGCGAAACCACCTTGTGCTGCTTGACGTAGTCGATCAGGCGGCCGGGCGTGGCGATGATGACGTCGGCGCCCGACTGCAGGATCTGGCGCTGCTTGTCGTAATCCACGCCGCCGTAGACCAGCGCGAACTTCAGGCCCAGCGCGTCGGCGAACTTCACCGCGTCCTTGTGGATCTGGATCGCCAGTTCGCGCGTGGGCGCCAGGATCAGCGCGCGCGGATCTTCCGGCTTGCGATCGGCCAGCGCCGGGCGCGTGAGCAGGCGGTTGATGACGGCGATCAGGAACGCCAGCGTCTTGCCGGTGCCGGTCTGCGCCTGGCCGGCGACGTCGCGGCCCGCGAGGGCGAGCGGCAGGGTGAGCGCCTGGATCGGCGTGCAGCGGTTGAACCCCGCGGCTTCCAGGCCGGCGAGCAGCGCCGGATGGAGGTCGAACTCGGAGAAGGCGATATCGGTAAGGGGCTTGTCGCTCATGCGTCGGAAGGCTGCCTGTGGGGCGCGGTGGTCGCCCTTGCGTCGGGGGGCGTCCGCGAAGCAGACTGCCGGCCATCGATTCGGGGGTGCGGGCGGGGCTTGAAGCCGCCGCGGATAGCGCCCAAGTCTAGCAGCAGCCCGCGGCGCACCGAGCGCCAGGCTGCCTTCCCACGCCCAAGCAGTTCCGAGGACGCACATGAACGACAACGTCATCCACGCCACCGACGCCGATTTCGACGCCCAGGTCCTCACTGCCCAGGGCCCGGTGCTGGTGGATTTCTGGGCGACGTGGTGCGGTCCCTGCAAGATGATCGCCCCGGCGCTCGACGAGCTGGCCTCCACCTATGCCGGCCGCGCCAAGGTCGTGAAGGTCGACATCGACCAGAACCGCAACATCGCGATGAAGTACCACGTGCGCTCCATCCCGACCCTGCTGCTCTTCAAGAACGGCCAGGTCCAGGCCACCCAGATCGGCGCGGTGGGCAAGGCCCAGCTGGCGCAGATGCTGGACAAGGCGCTCTGAGATGACCCCCGGCCGTGCCTTCGCGCGGCCGACACTTGCTGAATTCCACACTTGCCATCAGCGGGGCACGCTTGCCGCCGCGTCGGGCCAGTGCTAGTTTCGCTGCACCCGGCGCAGGCGAAAGCGCGCCGCACCCTTCTGAAACCCTCTCCTGAAACCCCGCCCGCGCATCCGCGGGCGCTCGCCGCTTAGCGAGGATCCCTACTTGTCCGACCAGAATTCCGACTCCGGCGCCGTCGCCGAGAAGCGCGTGCGCAAGCCGCGTGCAGCCGCCGCCAGCACCGATGCGGCCGCGCCCGCCGCCAGCGCACCGCCGGCCGAAAGCGCGCCCGTCGCGCCGCCGCAGGCCCCGCAGGCGCCGCAGCAGCAACCGCAGGCGCCGCAGCAGCAACAGCCGCAGCAGCACCAGCAGCAGCGCCAGCAGCACCAGAACCAGAACCAGAACCAGCAGCAACACCAGAACCAGAACCAGAATCCCCAGCAGCAGGGCGGCGGCCAGCAGGCCGACGGCGGCGACCAGGGCGATGACGGCGGCGATGGCCAGGGCCGCTTCAACAACAACCGCCGCGACCGCTTCCGCAACCGCCGAGACCGCCAGCGCGAGCGTTACCGCGACGACGGCATGCCGCAGGACCAGGGCGCGAACGAACAGCAGCACTTCCCGCAGCGCCCGATGCCGAGCGTGCCGGAAGGCTTCCCGCAGTACTCCCTCAGCGACCTCAAGCGCATGCCTGCGCCGAAGCTGCTGGAGATCGCCGAACAGCTGAACATCTCCGAAGGCGTGGCCCGCGCCCGCAAGCAGGACGTGATCTTCGCGCTGCTGAAGGTGCTCACGCGCCACGGTGAAGGCGTCGCCGCAGACGGCGTGCTCGAAATCCTGCCGGACGGCTTCGGCTTCCTCCGCGCGGCCGAAGCCAGCTACCTGGCCGGCCCGGACGACACGTACATCTCGCCGAGCCAGATCCGCCGCTTCAACCTGCGCACGGGCGATCACCTGTCCGGCCGCATCCGCTTCCCGAAGGATGGCGAGCGCTACTTCGCGCTGTCGGTGGTCGACACGATCAACGGCGAGCCGCTGGAAGCCTCGAAGAACAAGGTGCTGTTCGAGAACCTCACCCCGCTGTTCCCGCGCCGCCGCTTCACGCTGGAGCGCGGCAACGGCAGCACCGAGGACATCTCGGGCCGCATCCTCGACCTGATGGCGCCGCAGGGCAAAGGCCAGCGCGCACTGATCGTTTCGCCGCCGAAGGCGGGCAAGACGATGATGCTGCAGCAGGTCGCCACCGCGATCACCACCAACCACCCGGACGTGCACCTGATCGTGCTGCTCATCGACGAGCGCCCGGAAGAAGTGACCGAAATGCAGCGCACCGTGCGCGGCGAGGTCATCTCCTCCACGTTCGACGAACCCGCCGCGCGCCACGTGCAGGTCGCCGAAATGGTGATCGAGCGCGCCAAGCGCCTGGTCGAGCACAAGAAGGATGTCGTCATCCTGCTCGACTCCATCACCCGCCTGGCCCGCGCGTACAACAACGTCGTCCCGAGCTCCGGCAAGGTGCTCACCGGCGGCGTGGACGCCAACGCGCTGCACCGCCCGAAGCGTTTCTTCGGCGCGGCGCGCAACGTGGAAGAAGGCGGCTCGCTGACCATCATCGCCACCGCGCTGGTCGAAACCGGCAGCAAGATGGACGAGGTGATCTACGAAGAGTTCAAGGGCACCGGCAACTCCGAAGTGCTCCTGAGCCGCCGCATCACCGAAAAGCGCGTCTACCCGGCGATCGACATCAACCGTTCGGGCACGCGCCGCGAAGACCTCCTCATCGAGCCGGAAATGCTCCAGAAGATCTGGATCCTCCGGAAGCTCCTGCACCCGATGGACGAGATCGCCGCGATGGAATTCCTGCTCGACAAGATGAAGAACACGAAGTCCAACGACGAGTTCTTCGGCTCGATGAAGCGCTGATATCGGCTTCCGGCAGGAAAAGAAAACGCCCCGCGATGCGGGGCGTTCTTGTTGGCGCGGGATGCAGGTGTCAGAGCGTGGCGCCCACGACTTTCGTCGCCAACCGCACATCGCTGTCCGCCATCGCCACCGGCATGCCGCCCTTGCTTTCCGGCAGCTCGATCAGCTTCGGTTGCTGGTCGGGCGTGAGCCACGGCACGGGCGTGGCATCGCCGAAGCGTTCGGCGATGGTCAGCGACGCGCCGCGCCCGAGCGCATTTCGATAATCGAGCGGCAGGTAGAACGTATCGTCACCGCGTTCGCCGGCGGCGACGTCCGCCGGGCGGAACTTCGAATGCTTGAGCGCGCGCTCCACTTCCACCGCGAAGTCTTCGCGCAGGTGCTTGGGTTCGCGACGACCGCCGCGGACCTGGAGCGACAACAACGCCGCCTCGACCACGTTGCCCTGCGGATCCACGCGCATCGCCGCGAGCACATCGAAGTTCATCCCGCTGCCCATCGCCGTCCTCGGCATCCCGGGCACCACGTACTTCAGCGGCTTGGCGCGCGAACTGACGAACACCACGCGCTGGATGCGCAGCGAATAACCTGCGCCGACCTTCGTCGCGGCCAGGTCCATCGTCAGGCCCGTCTTCGCCATGACCGGCTTGCCGTTGCGCACCACCGGTTCGAAGCGCCATTGCT carries:
- a CDS encoding cell division ATP-binding protein FtsE, giving the protein MSVLRFDNVSKQYPGGHVALSEVSFDVAPGEMLFVTGHSGAGKSTLLKLIQLAERPSRGAVLFGDRNLAKVRGGKVALHRRSVGVVYQNHQLLMDRSVGENVALPLILRGMKRGEIGKRVRSMLERLGLGPRERALPSQLSAGEQQRVGIARALVAEPAMLVADEPTGNLDPTLSAEIMALFAALPETGTSVLVASHDLGLIKRMRKRVLVLDQGRLADDISPEELADA
- the rho gene encoding transcription termination factor Rho gives rise to the protein MRGRSPLSEDPYLSDQNSDSGAVAEKRVRKPRAAAASTDAAAPAASAPPAESAPVAPPQAPQAPQQQPQAPQQQQPQQHQQQRQQHQNQNQNQQQHQNQNQNPQQQGGGQQADGGDQGDDGGDGQGRFNNNRRDRFRNRRDRQRERYRDDGMPQDQGANEQQHFPQRPMPSVPEGFPQYSLSDLKRMPAPKLLEIAEQLNISEGVARARKQDVIFALLKVLTRHGEGVAADGVLEILPDGFGFLRAAEASYLAGPDDTYISPSQIRRFNLRTGDHLSGRIRFPKDGERYFALSVVDTINGEPLEASKNKVLFENLTPLFPRRRFTLERGNGSTEDISGRILDLMAPQGKGQRALIVSPPKAGKTMMLQQVATAITTNHPDVHLIVLLIDERPEEVTEMQRTVRGEVISSTFDEPAARHVQVAEMVIERAKRLVEHKKDVVILLDSITRLARAYNNVVPSSGKVLTGGVDANALHRPKRFFGAARNVEEGGSLTIIATALVETGSKMDEVIYEEFKGTGNSEVLLSRRITEKRVYPAIDINRSGTRREDLLIEPEMLQKIWILRKLLHPMDEIAAMEFLLDKMKNTKSNDEFFGSMKR
- the trxA gene encoding thioredoxin TrxA, whose product is MNDNVIHATDADFDAQVLTAQGPVLVDFWATWCGPCKMIAPALDELASTYAGRAKVVKVDIDQNRNIAMKYHVRSIPTLLLFKNGQVQATQIGAVGKAQLAQMLDKAL
- the rhlB gene encoding ATP-dependent RNA helicase RhlB encodes the protein MSDKPLTDIAFSEFDLHPALLAGLEAAGFNRCTPIQALTLPLALAGRDVAGQAQTGTGKTLAFLIAVINRLLTRPALADRKPEDPRALILAPTRELAIQIHKDAVKFADALGLKFALVYGGVDYDKQRQILQSGADVIIATPGRLIDYVKQHKVVSLHACEMCVLDEADRMFDLGFIKDIRFLLRRMPVRTERQTLLFSATLSHRVLELAYEHMNEPEKLVVETESITAARVRQKIYYPADEEKIPLLIGLLSRSEGARTMVFVNTKAFVERVARALEKAGYRVGVLSGDVPQKKRESLLKKFQAGQLEILVATDVAARGLHIDGVSHVYNYDLPFDAEDYVHRIGRTARLGAEGDAISFACERYGMSLPDIEAFIDQKIPGEHVTADMLVAMPRTPRPVVEGAEPEESVSSIFREAREQKAADEERRGGGRSKPGAGRSSPGGGRPGERRPHGERGPRPPRKPEGVPAAAAVDGSAPQPVAAAPRPPRPPQASVEGAPDAERAPRKRRRRRGGKRIEGADALPMQQSAPAQVGAKPASVPDASPSLLSRVAKGLKALVTRAPRSQH
- a CDS encoding energy transducer TonB → MRRTWMMGLLACAMALMASLVSAREPEVKTVDVDADIVIAQDGSVREIDVGKDVAPGVAALVEKAVKQWRFEPVVRNGKPVMAKTGLTMDLAATKVGAGYSLRIQRVVFVSSRAKPLKYVVPGMPRTAMGSGMNFDVLAAMRVDPQGNVVEAALLSLQVRGGRREPKHLREDFAVEVERALKHSKFRPADVAAGERGDDTFYLPLDYRNALGRGASLTIAERFGDATPVPWLTPDQQPKLIELPESKGGMPVAMADSDVRLATKVVGATL